A window of Eriocheir sinensis breed Jianghai 21 chromosome 63, ASM2467909v1, whole genome shotgun sequence contains these coding sequences:
- the LOC126986843 gene encoding ras-related protein Rab-28-like has translation MSDSEEETVERQVKMVLVGAPQVGKTSIALRYTQDTINKAYQASMGVDFYLKRLVLGNERNVNVQVWDVAGSALTGKMTDKYLYGAHAILFVYDVTSTSSLETLQSWVTTVRKASRAQERPPIQTLVANKADLEHARQVKSDRHHRFASEHGLTSFVVSAKTGEGVALTFQKIAAELLGVRLSKAEQEQQQPVVTAEIVTFQETSLPKVPATASTSSSTVCSVM, from the exons ATGTCAGACTCagaggaggagacggtggagCGGCAGGTGAAGATGGTGCTGGTGGGGGCGCCGCAGGTGGGTAAGACCTCCATAGCCCTCCGGTACACCCAGGACACCATTAACAAGGCCTACCAG GCGTCCATGGGGGTGGACTTTTATCTGAAGAGACTTGTGCTGGGCAACGAGCGCAACGTGAACGTGCAGGTGTGGGACGTGGCGGGGTCAGCCCTCACCGGCAAGATGACCGACAAG TACCTGTACGGCGCCCACGCCATCCTCTTCGTGTATGacgtcacctccacctccagcctgGAGACCCTCCAGTCATGGGTGACCACCGTCCGCAAGGCCTCCCGCGCCCAGGAGCGGCCGCCCATCCAGACCCTGGTGGCCAACAAGGCCGACCTGGAGCACGCCCGGCAG gtGAAAAGTGACCGCCACCACAGGTTCGCCTCGGAGCACGGCTTGACCTCCTTCGTGGTGTCGGCCAAAACCGGCGAGGGCGTGGCGCTCACATTCCAGAAG ATCGCGGCGGAGCTTCTCGGGGTAAGGCTGAGCAAGGcggagcaggagcagcagcagcctgtGGTCACGGCAGAGATCGTCACTTTTCAAGAGACGTCGCTCCCCAAGGTGCCCGCCACGGCCTCCACCAGTTCCTCCACCGTCTGCAGCGTCATGTAG